The Faecalibacterium prausnitzii genome includes a window with the following:
- a CDS encoding TraX family protein, which yields MEQLMKKGLDGTRLKTVALVLMVLDHIHYFFEFTGWVPTWFSMLGRLSAPLFLFCTVEGFAHTHDRKRYVLRIWAIGTAMAALEFFMIYAGAFRRGDGFYPQNAIFQDLVLLCVVWQGIDWLREKKIAKGAAAIAAVLCWPYMVVAFLLLFPQVQDMPIASAVVAFLMTSPLPMWTAVTDGSWGFLLGGVLLYALRGHRPVQLGVWALNALLWDLVLPFAMVHAQADFVWTQMFTDYYEWFGVGAVVLMLLYNGQRGSGHKQLFYWFYPAHIYLLYGASCLLYNVMR from the coding sequence ATGGAACAATTGATGAAAAAAGGGCTGGATGGGACTCGGCTCAAGACCGTCGCGCTGGTGCTGATGGTGTTGGATCACATCCATTATTTCTTTGAATTTACGGGCTGGGTGCCCACCTGGTTCAGTATGCTGGGGCGGCTCAGTGCGCCGCTGTTTCTGTTCTGCACGGTGGAGGGCTTCGCGCACACCCATGACCGGAAGCGCTACGTTCTCCGCATCTGGGCAATCGGAACGGCGATGGCGGCACTGGAATTTTTCATGATCTATGCCGGTGCCTTCCGGCGTGGAGACGGCTTTTATCCGCAGAATGCCATCTTTCAGGATCTTGTGCTGCTGTGCGTGGTCTGGCAGGGCATCGACTGGCTGCGCGAAAAGAAAATTGCAAAGGGCGCAGCAGCCATTGCAGCTGTGCTTTGCTGGCCCTATATGGTCGTGGCTTTTCTGCTGCTTTTCCCCCAAGTGCAGGATATGCCCATTGCCTCTGCGGTGGTGGCGTTCCTGATGACGAGTCCGCTGCCCATGTGGACGGCTGTCACAGACGGTAGCTGGGGCTTTTTGCTGGGTGGTGTGCTGCTGTATGCCCTGCGGGGGCATCGTCCGGTGCAGCTGGGCGTGTGGGCGCTGAATGCGCTTCTGTGGGATTTGGTGCTGCCCTTTGCGATGGTTCACGCTCAGGCAGATTTCGTCTGGACCCAGATGTTTACGGATTATTACGAGTGGTTCGGCGTAGGCGCTGTGGTGCTGATGCTGCTGTACAACGGCCAGCGGGGCAGCGGCCACAAGCAGCTGTTTTACTGGTTCTATCCGGCCCATATCTATCTTTTGTATGGGGCGTCCTGCCTGCTTTACAATGTGATGAGGTGA
- a CDS encoding response regulator transcription factor has translation MANILAVDDNPDLCALLRTALERDGHRVETRCSGKEITDALCRWADCILLDVMMPNESGFAVCRRIREQTDAPILFLTARTDEASVLEGLGIGGDDYLTKPFRVGELRARVAAHLRRQNRVPVYRMVRSGVSFDMTGKSASYAEKELPLTRSEYAICEYLALHAGQTFTKEQIYEAVFGVDGTADDTAITQHIKNIRVKLRAAGAPETLLKTVWGVGYQWKSEN, from the coding sequence GTGGCAAATATTCTGGCGGTGGATGACAACCCGGATCTGTGCGCCTTGCTGAGGACTGCCTTGGAGCGGGACGGCCACCGGGTGGAGACGCGCTGCTCCGGCAAAGAGATCACGGATGCCCTGTGCCGCTGGGCAGATTGCATCCTGCTGGATGTGATGATGCCAAACGAAAGCGGCTTTGCTGTCTGCCGCCGGATCCGGGAGCAGACGGATGCACCCATTTTGTTCCTGACGGCCCGGACCGATGAGGCATCCGTGCTGGAGGGGCTGGGCATTGGAGGAGATGACTACCTGACCAAGCCCTTCCGGGTGGGTGAACTGCGGGCGCGGGTCGCGGCCCATCTGCGGCGGCAGAATCGTGTTCCGGTGTACCGGATGGTGCGTAGCGGGGTGAGCTTTGATATGACGGGCAAATCGGCGTCCTACGCAGAAAAAGAACTGCCGCTGACCCGCTCGGAGTACGCTATCTGTGAGTATCTGGCGCTTCATGCCGGGCAGACCTTCACCAAGGAACAGATCTACGAAGCCGTGTTTGGCGTGGATGGAACAGCGGACGACACCGCTATCACCCAGCATATCAAAAACATCCGGGTCAAGCTGCGGGCCGCAGGGGCACCGGAGACGCTTTTGAAGACGGTGTGGGGAGTGGGCTATCAATGGAAAAGCGAAAACTGA
- a CDS encoding histidine kinase dimerization/phospho-acceptor domain-containing protein translates to MEKRKLISLRAVLLGYLVQTAVSCIVAAVLWLLLFFLCIDSGWLLPANRAARVSNEAVQNILPYRTAKTFDPAELDPLCRYVLIDAEGNTVLATNMDSSHLQKAMREWTGDLRWEIGYEQYYLRVRLQDGTVCLLQFDYAVPYADPTLRDTLPDVQTMHLILGIFLLVGVVAWSTHRSGAFLRRETARLTEASRQVAEKKGIEDIDFTGAKVREYDEALRALQLMGEELTDSLQAQWEMEHRQRESIIQLSHKLKTPLTVIQGNAELLAEDEGMTGEQKAQLDAILRSTGETRNYLTRIRAEVQTPLKYKQRP, encoded by the coding sequence ATGGAAAAGCGAAAACTGATCTCGCTGCGGGCCGTGCTGCTGGGGTATCTTGTGCAGACAGCGGTGAGCTGCATTGTGGCAGCGGTGCTTTGGCTCCTGCTGTTTTTTTTGTGCATCGACAGCGGATGGCTTCTTCCGGCCAACCGGGCGGCGCGGGTCTCGAACGAGGCAGTACAGAACATCCTGCCGTACCGGACGGCGAAAACATTTGACCCGGCTGAGCTGGACCCGCTGTGCCGGTATGTGCTGATTGATGCAGAGGGGAATACGGTGCTTGCCACCAACATGGACAGTTCCCATCTGCAAAAGGCAATGCGGGAGTGGACGGGGGATCTTCGCTGGGAGATTGGATACGAACAGTATTATCTGCGCGTGAGATTGCAGGACGGGACGGTTTGTCTGCTGCAATTTGACTACGCAGTGCCCTATGCAGACCCAACTCTGCGCGATACTCTGCCGGATGTGCAGACGATGCACTTGATCTTGGGCATTTTCCTGCTGGTGGGGGTGGTCGCGTGGAGCACCCACCGTTCCGGTGCGTTTCTGAGGCGGGAGACGGCTCGGCTGACGGAGGCGTCCCGGCAGGTGGCCGAAAAAAAGGGCATCGAGGACATCGACTTTACCGGGGCAAAGGTGCGGGAGTACGATGAGGCTCTGCGTGCGTTGCAGCTGATGGGCGAGGAACTGACCGACAGCCTGCAGGCCCAGTGGGAAATGGAGCACCGGCAGCGGGAGAGCATCATCCAGCTGTCTCACAAGCTGAAGACGCCGTTGACGGTCATTCAGGGCAATGCCGAACTTCTGGCCGAGGATGAGGGCATGACCGGGGAACAGAAGGCCCAGCTCGACGCCATCCTTCGCAGCACCGGAGAGACGCGGAATTATCTGACCCGCATCCGCGCTGAGGTGCAGACGCCCCTGAAATACAAGCAAAGACCATAA
- the udk gene encoding uridine kinase codes for MNNLIIGIAGGSGSGKTTLAIRLKERFGEDEVRLISHDSYYKRHDELPFAERCKLNYDHPDAFDNDLLIEHLQELKAGRAIDCPVYDYADLNRSSEVQHIEPAPVLIVEGILPLAEPELCKLFDYKIYVDTDADERILRRILRDVKERGRSLDSVITQYRTTVKPMHEAFVEPSKRNADIIIPNGGENGPAIEMLAHHIRSLIQKANMQ; via the coding sequence ATGAACAATCTCATCATCGGCATCGCGGGTGGTTCGGGCAGCGGCAAGACCACACTGGCCATCCGGCTCAAGGAACGGTTCGGGGAGGACGAGGTGCGTCTAATCTCCCACGACAGCTACTACAAGCGCCACGACGAGCTTCCTTTTGCGGAGCGCTGCAAGCTGAACTATGACCATCCGGACGCGTTTGACAACGACCTGCTCATCGAGCACCTGCAGGAGCTGAAGGCAGGCCGCGCCATCGACTGCCCGGTCTACGATTACGCCGACCTCAACCGCAGCAGCGAGGTGCAGCACATCGAGCCGGCCCCCGTCCTCATCGTGGAGGGCATCCTGCCCCTGGCCGAGCCGGAGCTTTGCAAGCTGTTCGACTACAAGATCTATGTGGACACCGACGCCGATGAGCGCATCCTCCGCCGCATCCTGCGGGACGTCAAGGAGCGCGGCCGCTCGCTGGACAGCGTCATCACCCAGTACCGCACCACGGTCAAGCCCATGCACGAAGCCTTTGTGGAGCCCAGCAAGCGCAACGCCGACATCATCATCCCCAACGGCGGCGAGAACGGCCCCGCCATCGAGATGCTGGCCCACCACATCCGCAGCCTGATCCAAAAGGCCAACATGCAGTAA
- a CDS encoding C39 family peptidase produces the protein MEKIVLAPYIDQTDRWVNGCESISAVMLLQAMGIRIDPDTFIERDLPHAPYWEQDGKLYGPDPWQVYPGDPHDHTGYGCYAPCIVRALNSALEHEGAAGQFEVVDESGKTAAELCRYIDAGMPVVFWATLDFQPVPEQRDHWLLADGTDFAWKCNEHCLLLVGYDAEHYWFNDPWHDHGLCCQPKALVEACHAAQGMFAVTLRRR, from the coding sequence ATGGAAAAAATTGTTTTGGCTCCCTACATTGACCAGACAGACCGCTGGGTGAACGGCTGCGAGAGCATCAGCGCGGTGATGCTGCTGCAGGCGATGGGCATCCGGATCGACCCGGACACCTTCATCGAGCGGGACCTGCCCCATGCTCCCTACTGGGAGCAGGATGGGAAACTCTACGGCCCGGACCCGTGGCAGGTCTACCCCGGTGACCCGCACGACCACACCGGCTACGGCTGCTATGCGCCCTGCATCGTCCGGGCGCTGAACAGTGCGCTGGAACACGAGGGCGCGGCCGGGCAGTTCGAGGTGGTGGACGAGAGCGGCAAGACGGCGGCGGAACTCTGCCGGTACATCGACGCCGGGATGCCGGTGGTGTTCTGGGCGACCCTGGACTTTCAGCCCGTGCCCGAACAGCGGGACCACTGGCTGCTGGCCGACGGCACCGACTTTGCCTGGAAGTGCAACGAGCACTGCCTGCTGCTGGTGGGCTACGATGCCGAGCATTACTGGTTCAATGACCCATGGCACGATCACGGTCTCTGCTGCCAGCCCAAGGCGCTGGTGGAGGCCTGCCATGCCGCGCAGGGAATGTTCGCTGTGACCCTGCGCAGGAGGTGA
- a CDS encoding phospholipase D-like domain-containing protein, which yields MQKDELKQNVKNYAQKFEDGGLRLLKKGQKGVIHAIFSRFGLVLLLLLLQVGLLVSIFRWFGNLWPHYFGGSVAVTAVMVLYLLNSKMDNSAKITWMVVIALFPVVGVPLFFYVKSNFGHNILRKRLLELEDVLRTQLPQNRSVVQKLEASEPGAASLATYLYGRGGGFPVYENTAMTYFPSGEAKFEELLRQLETAEKYIFVEYFIIDEGLFWGRVLEVLARKAAAGVDVRVMYDGTCEFSTLPRDYPRRLEALGIQCKVFSPVQPFVSTHYNYRDHRKILVIDGRVGFTGGVNLADEYINQVEKYGRWKDAAIMLEGEAVRSLTALFLQMWCILKEPEFDAFLAEPIPVPENAGGTAAPYGDCPLDGERVGEMVYIDLLNRARRYIHIMTPYLILDGELETALKFAAERGVDVHLILPGIADKKFANSLAKTHYSSLLDSGVKISEWTPGFVHAKVFVVDDREAVVGTINLDYRSLYHHFEDAVWLTDAPCIRDIEADFQATLEQCRTVENDPRSIWQGRWLFRALGMLLKVLAPLL from the coding sequence ATGCAGAAGGACGAATTGAAACAAAATGTCAAAAACTACGCCCAGAAGTTTGAGGACGGCGGCCTCCGGCTGCTGAAAAAGGGCCAGAAGGGGGTCATTCACGCCATCTTCAGCCGGTTCGGGCTGGTGCTGCTGCTCCTGCTGCTTCAGGTGGGGCTGCTGGTCAGCATCTTCCGCTGGTTCGGCAATCTGTGGCCCCACTACTTCGGCGGCAGCGTGGCCGTCACGGCGGTCATGGTCCTCTATCTGCTGAACAGCAAGATGGACAACAGTGCAAAGATCACCTGGATGGTGGTCATTGCGCTCTTTCCGGTGGTGGGTGTGCCGCTGTTCTTCTATGTGAAGAGCAACTTCGGCCACAACATCCTGCGCAAACGGCTGCTGGAACTGGAAGATGTGCTGCGCACCCAGCTGCCGCAAAACCGATCGGTCGTCCAGAAGCTGGAAGCGTCCGAACCCGGCGCGGCGTCGCTGGCGACCTATCTGTATGGGAGGGGCGGCGGCTTCCCGGTGTATGAGAACACCGCCATGACCTATTTCCCCAGCGGCGAGGCCAAGTTCGAGGAATTGCTGCGCCAGTTGGAAACGGCAGAAAAGTACATCTTCGTCGAATACTTCATCATCGACGAGGGGCTGTTCTGGGGCCGGGTGCTGGAAGTGCTGGCCCGCAAGGCCGCAGCGGGGGTGGACGTCCGGGTAATGTACGACGGCACCTGCGAGTTTTCGACCCTGCCGCGCGATTACCCCCGGCGGCTGGAAGCGCTTGGCATCCAGTGCAAGGTGTTCAGCCCGGTGCAGCCGTTCGTCTCTACCCACTACAATTACCGCGACCACCGGAAGATCCTGGTCATCGACGGGCGGGTGGGCTTTACCGGCGGCGTGAACCTGGCCGATGAGTACATCAACCAGGTGGAAAAGTATGGCCGCTGGAAGGATGCCGCTATCATGCTGGAGGGCGAGGCGGTCCGCTCGCTGACCGCGCTGTTTTTGCAGATGTGGTGCATCCTGAAGGAGCCGGAGTTCGACGCCTTTCTGGCCGAGCCCATCCCGGTGCCGGAAAATGCCGGAGGCACGGCGGCTCCCTATGGGGACTGCCCGCTGGATGGTGAGCGGGTGGGCGAGATGGTCTACATCGACCTGCTCAACCGGGCGCGGCGGTACATCCACATCATGACGCCCTATCTGATTTTAGACGGCGAGCTGGAAACGGCCCTGAAGTTTGCCGCCGAGCGCGGTGTGGACGTCCACCTCATCCTGCCGGGCATCGCGGACAAAAAGTTTGCGAACTCGCTGGCCAAGACCCATTATTCGTCCCTGCTGGATTCGGGGGTGAAGATCAGCGAGTGGACGCCGGGCTTTGTTCATGCAAAGGTCTTTGTCGTGGACGACCGGGAGGCCGTGGTGGGCACCATCAACCTCGATTACCGCAGCCTGTACCACCACTTTGAAGATGCGGTCTGGCTGACGGATGCCCCCTGCATCCGGGACATCGAGGCGGATTTTCAGGCGACGCTGGAACAGTGCCGCACTGTGGAAAACGACCCCAGAAGCATCTGGCAGGGGCGGTGGCTGTTCCGTGCGCTGGGCATGCTGCTCAAAGTGCTGGCACCGCTGCTGTAA
- a CDS encoding alpha/beta hydrolase, whose translation MNQFTHPVGRRSATLTGYVQQTSSALPNLNVCPAVLICPGGGYAYCTDREAEPVALAFLNAGYNAFVLRYTVSTSCPGAEVFDNALAEAEESLIYLHDHAEELHIDPDKIAVLGFSAGAHLTGALGTMGRIRPAALLLGYGVYAADGVAMGVQMPNVLNHIDAQTPPSFLFATQGDRLVPASNSLDFASRLAALHTPYEIHIFSYGDHGASLGTLNVTAPRSYENPDLAHWFPMALRFLEHIFRHDELVPQPAEATEYGPDMRIGKLLDDPASAPLLAEHLPELVELVQNYPDCRALTLKKFQLFTQTLPQERFDACVKALTALN comes from the coding sequence ATGAATCAGTTCACCCATCCCGTCGGACGGCGCAGCGCCACCCTGACCGGCTATGTCCAGCAGACCAGCAGCGCCCTGCCCAATCTGAATGTCTGTCCCGCCGTCCTCATCTGCCCCGGCGGCGGCTATGCCTACTGCACCGACCGCGAGGCCGAGCCAGTGGCGCTGGCCTTTCTGAATGCCGGTTACAACGCTTTCGTGCTGCGGTATACCGTCAGCACCAGCTGCCCCGGTGCCGAGGTGTTCGACAATGCGCTGGCCGAGGCGGAGGAGTCGCTCATCTACCTGCATGACCACGCGGAAGAACTCCACATCGACCCGGACAAGATCGCCGTGCTGGGCTTTTCCGCCGGTGCCCACCTGACCGGTGCATTGGGCACCATGGGCCGCATCCGCCCCGCCGCCCTGCTGCTGGGCTACGGCGTCTACGCCGCGGACGGTGTCGCCATGGGCGTCCAGATGCCCAATGTGCTGAACCACATCGACGCCCAGACGCCGCCTTCCTTCCTGTTCGCGACCCAGGGCGACCGGCTCGTGCCCGCCTCGAATTCGCTGGACTTTGCCTCCCGCCTGGCGGCGCTGCACACCCCCTATGAGATCCACATCTTCTCCTACGGCGACCACGGTGCTTCGCTGGGCACCCTCAACGTCACCGCGCCCCGCAGCTATGAGAACCCGGATCTCGCCCACTGGTTCCCGATGGCCCTGCGCTTTCTGGAACACATCTTCCGGCATGACGAGCTTGTGCCCCAGCCCGCAGAGGCCACGGAGTATGGCCCGGACATGCGGATCGGCAAGCTGCTGGATGACCCCGCCAGCGCCCCGCTGCTGGCAGAGCATCTGCCGGAGCTGGTCGAACTTGTCCAGAACTATCCCGACTGCCGCGCCCTGACGCTGAAGAAGTTCCAGCTCTTCACCCAGACCCTCCCGCAGGAGCGCTTTGACGCCTGTGTCAAGGCACTGACTGCACTCAACTAA
- a CDS encoding YitT family protein, producing the protein MNHTHRRQLFWNSLVIVLGNALYALTVALFLEPAGLVTGGATGIALAFGRLTGLSVSGFLLVFNLAMLVWGWAVLGRAFALNTLASSILSPVFLALWERLLADRVLTEDIFLCTVFAGLGIGVALGLVIRAGASTGGMDIPPLVLQKWFRLPVSLTMMVFDIAILLVQALFSPPEQVLYGIVMVILHTIVMDKMLLLGDSRTQVKIVSARSDEILDAILEQIDRGVTILHGEGGYTHEPTEVLLSVVSNRELPKLEKLVHSIDPECFLIVSRVTEVSGRGFSLEKQYQ; encoded by the coding sequence ATGAACCACACGCATCGCCGCCAGCTCTTCTGGAACAGCCTTGTCATCGTCCTTGGCAACGCGCTCTACGCGCTGACGGTCGCCTTATTTCTGGAGCCTGCCGGGCTCGTGACCGGCGGTGCCACCGGCATCGCGCTGGCCTTCGGGCGGCTCACGGGCCTGTCCGTCTCCGGCTTTCTGCTGGTGTTCAACCTGGCCATGCTGGTCTGGGGCTGGGCCGTTCTGGGCCGCGCCTTTGCGCTGAACACGCTGGCCAGCAGCATCCTCAGCCCCGTTTTTCTGGCGCTGTGGGAACGGCTTCTGGCCGACCGCGTCCTCACCGAGGACATCTTCCTATGCACGGTCTTCGCGGGGCTGGGCATCGGCGTGGCACTGGGGCTGGTCATTCGGGCCGGTGCTTCCACCGGCGGCATGGACATCCCGCCGCTGGTGCTCCAGAAATGGTTCCGCCTGCCGGTGTCTCTCACGATGATGGTCTTCGACATCGCCATCCTGCTGGTGCAGGCGCTCTTCAGCCCGCCGGAACAGGTGCTCTACGGCATCGTGATGGTCATCCTGCACACCATCGTCATGGACAAGATGCTCCTTCTGGGCGACAGCCGCACCCAGGTCAAGATCGTCAGCGCCCGGTCGGACGAGATCCTGGATGCCATTCTGGAACAGATCGACCGGGGCGTGACCATTCTGCACGGCGAAGGCGGCTACACCCACGAGCCTACTGAGGTGCTGCTCAGCGTCGTATCCAACCGGGAGCTGCCCAAGCTCGAAAAGCTCGTTCATTCCATCGACCCGGAATGCTTTCTCATCGTCAGCCGCGTCACCGAAGTCAGCGGGCGCGGTTTCTCGCTGGAAAAGCAGTATCAATAA
- a CDS encoding P-II family nitrogen regulator produces the protein MNSLYWLVTITDRRSTDAFLALYAEFGVTVSLRTVGSGTAVQETLSTLGLEKTEKAVLFAMITADTWPRLQKGLRRKLQIDVPGTGIAFIVPVSSIGGKRALQFLTEHQTFTAEEESTLKDTRYELLLVIANQGHTGSIMDAARAEGAGGGTVIHAKGTGMEGAAHFMGVELVNEKELVLIVSHTAQKNQIMNAIMRKADPKAGAIVFSLPVTDTAGLRLLEEES, from the coding sequence GTGAATTCACTTTACTGGCTGGTCACCATCACCGACCGCCGCTCCACCGACGCCTTTCTGGCTCTGTATGCCGAGTTCGGCGTCACGGTCAGCCTGCGCACCGTCGGCTCCGGCACCGCCGTGCAGGAGACGCTTTCCACCCTCGGCCTGGAAAAGACCGAGAAAGCCGTCCTCTTTGCCATGATCACTGCCGACACCTGGCCCAGGCTCCAGAAGGGCCTGCGCCGCAAGCTGCAGATCGATGTGCCCGGCACCGGCATCGCCTTCATCGTGCCGGTCAGCAGCATCGGCGGCAAGCGCGCCCTGCAATTCCTGACCGAACACCAGACCTTCACCGCAGAGGAGGAGAGCACCTTGAAAGATACCCGCTATGAGCTGCTGCTCGTCATCGCCAACCAGGGCCACACCGGTTCCATCATGGATGCGGCCCGCGCCGAGGGAGCCGGCGGCGGCACCGTCATCCACGCCAAGGGCACCGGCATGGAGGGGGCCGCCCACTTCATGGGGGTGGAGCTGGTCAACGAAAAGGAGCTGGTCCTCATCGTCTCCCACACCGCCCAGAAAAACCAGATCATGAACGCTATCATGCGCAAGGCCGACCCCAAAGCCGGGGCCATCGTCTTCTCCCTGCCCGTCACCGATACGGCGGGCCTGCGGCTTCTGGAGGAAGAATCATGA